Proteins from a single region of Pseudomonas fulva:
- the uca gene encoding urea carboxylase, which yields MFGKLLIANRGAIACRILRTLRELDIKGVAVYAEADVASLHIQQADEAFSLGEGPAAQTYLVVEKILDVAKRTGARAIHPGYGFLSENAAFAEACEAAGIAFVGPTPEQLRVFGLKHTARALAKRHGVPMLEGTELLENLDAALAAGEQVGYPVMLKSTAGGGGIGMRVCRSAAELCDAFEAVKRLGQNNFSDSGVFIEKYIQRARHLEVQVFGDGQGEVIALGVRDCSVQRRNQKVLEETPAPNLPAGMNEALCAAAIKLAEAVSYRSAGTVEFVYDSEAERFYFLEVNTRLQVEHGVTEQVWGVDLVRWMIELAAGDLPPLSDLAKALKPSGHAIQARLYAEDPGRDFQPSPGLLTAVQFPKADGKALRIDTWVEAGCEIPPYFDPMIAKLITWAPTREQASAALDKALADSVLYGVECNRNYLRQILSDAPFASGSPWTRCLENLAYQATTFEVLSAGTQTSVQDFPGRIGYWAVGVPPSGPMDSRALRLGNRLLGNDEGAAALEITMSGPLLRFNTDAVIAITGAEIPLSIDGVEQPMNTALLIAAGSTLTLGTIAGAGARSYLSIRGGIQVPDYLGSKSTFTLGQFGGHGGRALRAGDVLHIPALADRQAGNQLPAELYPALPAVREIRVIYGPHGAPEYFTPTYIETFFATAWEVHFNSSRTGVRLIGPKPEWVRESGGEAGLHPSNIHDNPYAIGAVDFTGDMPVILGPDGPSLGGFVCPVTIIEADLWQLGQLKAGDKVRFVAVDIVTARELAKTSASECTTLRGSGFIRDIGVASIAAEAERRPAAPTNATMTPIASELQSPIVLDIGQDDTRLVARLSGDTHLLLEIGQPELDLVLRFRGHALMQALQAKGLDGVIDLTPGIRSLQVHYQPETLALQTLLEIVAGEWDVVCAARDLKVPSRIVHLPLSWDDPACQLAINKYMTTVRKDAPWCPSNLEFIRRINDLENLEEVYRTVFDASYLVMGLGDVYLGAPVATPLDPRHRLVTTKYNPARTWTAENSVGIGGAYMCVYGMEGPGGYQFVGRTLQMWNRYREVAAFGGKPWLLRFFDQIRFYPVSADELLRIRRDFPLGRFELRIEESELALADYQQFLTDEADGIAAFRDHQRTAFAAERQRWIDSGQAHFESDEGVAEVTEDTPLEAGQHSVDSHIAGNLWQVQVEAGTAVEAGDVLVILESMKMEIPLTTPVAGIVREVRVQPGAAVRAGQRVAVIEQA from the coding sequence ATGTTTGGAAAACTATTGATCGCCAATCGCGGCGCCATCGCTTGCCGCATCCTGCGCACCCTGCGTGAGCTCGACATCAAGGGCGTCGCCGTCTACGCCGAGGCCGACGTGGCCAGCCTGCATATCCAGCAGGCCGACGAGGCGTTCTCCCTCGGCGAAGGCCCGGCCGCACAGACTTATCTTGTCGTGGAGAAGATTCTCGACGTCGCCAAACGCACCGGCGCCCGAGCCATCCACCCCGGCTACGGCTTTCTCTCCGAAAACGCCGCCTTCGCCGAAGCCTGCGAAGCGGCCGGCATCGCCTTCGTCGGCCCCACGCCCGAACAACTGCGCGTGTTCGGTCTCAAGCACACCGCCCGTGCCCTGGCCAAGCGACATGGCGTGCCGATGCTCGAGGGCACCGAGCTACTGGAAAATCTCGACGCCGCGTTGGCCGCCGGCGAACAGGTCGGCTACCCGGTGATGCTGAAAAGCACCGCTGGCGGTGGTGGCATCGGCATGCGCGTTTGCCGTTCGGCAGCCGAACTCTGCGACGCCTTCGAGGCGGTCAAGCGCCTGGGCCAGAACAACTTCAGCGACAGCGGCGTATTCATCGAGAAATACATCCAGCGCGCCCGCCACCTGGAAGTGCAGGTGTTCGGCGACGGCCAGGGCGAGGTGATCGCCCTCGGCGTGCGCGACTGCTCGGTGCAGCGCCGCAACCAGAAGGTGCTGGAAGAAACCCCGGCGCCCAACCTGCCTGCCGGCATGAATGAGGCGCTGTGCGCCGCGGCGATCAAGCTGGCGGAAGCGGTTAGCTACCGCAGCGCCGGCACCGTCGAATTCGTCTACGACAGCGAGGCCGAGCGCTTCTACTTCCTGGAAGTGAACACCCGCCTGCAGGTCGAACACGGCGTCACCGAACAGGTGTGGGGCGTCGACCTGGTGCGCTGGATGATCGAGCTGGCCGCCGGTGATCTGCCGCCGCTCAGTGACCTGGCCAAAGCGCTCAAGCCATCCGGCCATGCCATCCAGGCACGCCTGTACGCCGAAGATCCGGGCCGCGACTTCCAGCCCAGCCCCGGCCTGCTCACCGCCGTGCAATTTCCCAAAGCCGACGGCAAGGCCCTGCGTATCGACACCTGGGTCGAAGCCGGCTGCGAGATTCCGCCCTACTTCGACCCGATGATCGCCAAGCTGATCACCTGGGCACCAACCCGTGAGCAAGCCAGCGCCGCCCTCGATAAAGCCCTGGCCGACTCGGTGCTATACGGCGTGGAATGCAACCGCAACTACCTGCGCCAGATTCTCAGCGACGCGCCCTTCGCCAGCGGCTCGCCATGGACGCGCTGCCTGGAAAATCTGGCCTACCAGGCCACTACCTTCGAGGTGCTGAGCGCCGGCACCCAGACCAGCGTGCAGGATTTCCCCGGCCGCATTGGCTACTGGGCCGTGGGCGTGCCGCCGTCCGGGCCGATGGACAGCCGCGCGCTGCGCCTGGGCAATCGTCTGCTCGGCAATGACGAAGGCGCCGCTGCGCTGGAAATCACCATGAGCGGCCCGCTGCTGCGCTTCAATACCGACGCGGTGATCGCCATCACCGGTGCCGAGATTCCCCTGAGCATCGATGGCGTGGAACAGCCGATGAACACCGCGCTGCTGATCGCGGCCGGCAGCACCCTGACGCTCGGCACCATTGCCGGTGCCGGCGCGCGTAGCTATCTCAGCATTCGTGGCGGCATCCAGGTGCCGGATTACCTGGGCAGCAAGAGCACCTTTACCCTCGGCCAGTTCGGCGGCCATGGCGGCCGCGCCCTGCGTGCCGGGGACGTGCTGCATATCCCGGCATTGGCGGATCGTCAGGCCGGCAACCAGCTGCCTGCCGAGCTGTATCCGGCTCTGCCAGCCGTGCGTGAAATCCGCGTGATTTACGGCCCCCATGGCGCGCCGGAGTACTTCACGCCCACCTATATAGAGACCTTCTTCGCCACCGCCTGGGAAGTGCACTTCAACTCCAGCCGCACCGGCGTGCGCCTGATCGGGCCCAAACCCGAGTGGGTACGCGAGAGCGGCGGCGAGGCCGGCCTGCATCCCTCGAATATCCACGACAACCCCTACGCCATCGGCGCGGTGGATTTCACCGGCGACATGCCGGTGATCCTCGGCCCGGACGGCCCCAGCCTGGGCGGCTTCGTGTGCCCGGTGACCATCATCGAGGCGGATCTATGGCAGCTCGGCCAGCTCAAGGCCGGCGACAAGGTACGCTTCGTGGCGGTGGATATCGTCACGGCGCGAGAGCTGGCCAAAACCAGTGCCAGCGAATGCACCACTCTCCGTGGGAGCGGATTTATCCGCGATATCGGTGTCGCCTCTATCGCGGCTGAAGCGGAGCGCCGCCCGGCCGCTCCCACAAACGCGACCATGACCCCGATTGCATCCGAACTGCAAAGCCCCATCGTGCTGGATATCGGCCAGGACGACACCCGCCTGGTCGCGCGCCTCTCCGGCGACACCCACCTGCTGCTGGAAATCGGCCAGCCGGAACTGGACCTGGTGTTGCGCTTCCGCGGCCATGCGCTGATGCAGGCACTGCAAGCCAAGGGGCTCGACGGCGTGATCGACCTGACGCCCGGCATCCGCTCGCTGCAGGTGCACTACCAGCCGGAAACCCTGGCCTTGCAGACGCTGCTGGAGATCGTCGCCGGCGAATGGGACGTCGTCTGCGCCGCCCGCGACCTCAAGGTGCCGTCGCGCATCGTCCACCTGCCGCTGTCCTGGGATGACCCGGCCTGCCAGCTGGCGATCAACAAGTACATGACCACCGTGCGCAAGGACGCACCCTGGTGCCCGAGCAACCTGGAGTTCATCCGCCGCATCAACGACCTGGAAAACCTCGAAGAGGTCTACCGCACCGTTTTCGACGCCAGCTACCTGGTAATGGGCCTGGGCGACGTGTACCTCGGCGCACCGGTGGCCACGCCGCTGGACCCACGCCACCGTCTGGTGACCACCAAGTACAACCCGGCGCGCACCTGGACCGCCGAGAACTCGGTGGGCATCGGCGGCGCCTACATGTGCGTGTACGGCATGGAAGGTCCCGGCGGTTACCAGTTCGTCGGTCGCACCCTGCAGATGTGGAACCGCTATCGCGAAGTGGCGGCCTTCGGTGGCAAACCCTGGCTGCTGCGCTTCTTCGACCAGATCCGCTTCTATCCGGTCAGCGCGGACGAGCTGCTGCGCATCCGCCGCGACTTCCCCCTGGGCCGCTTCGAGCTGCGCATCGAGGAAAGCGAACTGGCCCTGGCCGACTACCAGCAGTTCCTCACTGACGAAGCCGACGGCATCGCCGCCTTCCGCGATCACCAACGCACCGCCTTCGCCGCCGAACGCCAGCGCTGGATCGACTCCGGCCAGGCGCATTTCGAGAGCGACGAAGGCGTGGCCGAAGTCACCGAGGACACGCCGCTCGAGGCTGGCCAACACAGCGTCGACAGCCATATCGCCGGCAACCTCTGGCAGGTGCAGGTCGAGGCAGGCACCGCCGTCGAGGCCGGTGATGTGCTGGTGATTCTGGAATCCATGAAAATGGAGATTCCGCTCACCACGCCAGTGGCCGGCATCGTCCGCGAGGTTCGCGTGCAACCGGGCGCCGCGGTACGCGCCGGCCAACGGGTGGCCGTTATCGAACAGGCGTAA
- a CDS encoding sensor domain-containing diguanylate cyclase, with translation MMPAPSTKTASPRSLVFILLVLLACGFLTTSLLSYYASRDSIRQHIVDTELPLASDTIYSEIQKDLVRPTQIASMMSRDTFLRDWVLAGEQEPERVIRYLREIQEHFGIFTAFFVSERSHLYYQAKGVLKHVREDEPRDAWYLRVRDMSEPYEISLDPDMANEDRPTFFINFKVFDYQQRFIGVAGVGLTVDAVVKLVDDYQRRYERNIFFTDRAGRLVLTGVEGSPHGARRGQHLSEVPGLEKLLAVMPQPQSGDFRYDEHQRGHFTNVRYIPELDWFLFVDKHEENALAGVRHSLYINLLICLVITAIVLTLVGLVIRRYQSRIAALAITDSLTALPNRRGFELHVEQALHEAQRDSSPLCAVMLDLDDFKQINDRHGHLAGDEVLRGFARQLRAALRQSDILCRWGGEEFILLLKNTERDAALELAEKLRRRCAEQRYPVGGEQLQVTVSLGLSQWQPGETLHDLLGRTDRALYRAKQAGRNRVCEEQR, from the coding sequence ATGATGCCAGCGCCATCAACCAAAACCGCCAGCCCTCGCTCGCTGGTGTTCATCCTGCTGGTGTTGCTCGCCTGCGGCTTTCTCACCACCTCGCTGCTCAGCTACTACGCCTCGCGCGACAGCATTCGCCAGCACATCGTCGACACCGAGCTGCCGCTGGCCTCGGACACCATCTACTCGGAAATCCAGAAGGACCTGGTGCGCCCCACGCAGATCGCCTCGATGATGTCGCGCGACACCTTTCTGCGCGACTGGGTGCTGGCCGGCGAACAGGAGCCGGAGCGCGTGATCCGCTACCTGCGCGAGATTCAGGAGCACTTCGGTATCTTCACCGCCTTCTTCGTTTCCGAACGCAGCCACCTCTACTACCAGGCCAAGGGCGTGCTAAAGCACGTACGCGAAGACGAGCCGCGCGACGCCTGGTACCTGCGTGTGCGTGACATGAGCGAGCCCTATGAGATCAGCCTCGATCCGGACATGGCCAACGAAGATCGGCCGACCTTCTTCATCAACTTCAAGGTATTCGACTATCAGCAGCGCTTTATCGGCGTGGCCGGCGTCGGCCTCACCGTGGACGCCGTGGTCAAACTGGTGGACGACTACCAGCGGCGCTATGAGCGCAACATCTTCTTCACCGATCGCGCCGGTCGCCTGGTGCTGACCGGCGTCGAGGGCAGCCCCCATGGCGCCCGCCGCGGGCAGCACCTGAGCGAAGTGCCGGGCCTGGAGAAACTGCTGGCCGTGATGCCGCAGCCGCAAAGCGGCGACTTCCGCTACGACGAGCATCAGCGCGGCCACTTCACCAACGTGCGCTATATCCCCGAGCTCGACTGGTTCCTGTTCGTCGACAAGCACGAAGAAAATGCCCTGGCCGGCGTGCGCCACAGCCTGTACATCAACCTGCTGATCTGCCTGGTGATCACCGCCATCGTGCTGACCCTGGTCGGCCTGGTGATCCGTCGCTACCAAAGCCGCATCGCCGCCCTGGCCATCACCGACAGCCTCACCGCCCTGCCCAACCGGCGTGGCTTCGAGCTGCACGTCGAGCAGGCGCTGCACGAGGCGCAGCGCGACAGCAGCCCGCTGTGCGCGGTCATGCTGGATCTGGACGACTTCAAGCAGATCAACGACCGGCACGGCCACCTGGCCGGCGACGAGGTGCTGCGCGGCTTCGCCAGACAGCTGCGCGCGGCGCTGCGCCAGTCCGACATCCTGTGCCGCTGGGGTGGCGAGGAATTCATCCTGCTGCTCAAGAACACCGAGCGTGACGCCGCCCTCGAGCTGGCCGAAAAACTGCGCCGGCGCTGCGCCGAGCAGCGCTACCCGGTCGGCGGCGAGCAGCTGCAGGTCACCGTCAGCCTGGGCCTGAGCCAATGGCAGCCAGGCGAGACGCTGCACGACCTGCTCGGCCGCACTGACCGCGCCCTGTACCGCGCCAAGCAGGCCGGGCGCAACCGCGTCTGCGAGGAGCAGCGATGA
- a CDS encoding cysteine-rich CWC family protein translates to MTVERCPLCGKANRCVIAAGRSDAPCWCFEAQIDPAALERLTPEQRDQACLCPACAGAVHTIEPREPD, encoded by the coding sequence ATGACCGTCGAACGCTGCCCGCTATGCGGCAAGGCCAACCGGTGCGTGATCGCCGCAGGCCGCAGCGACGCGCCCTGCTGGTGCTTCGAGGCGCAGATCGACCCCGCCGCCCTGGAGCGTCTGACGCCCGAACAGCGTGACCAGGCCTGCCTGTGCCCGGCCTGCGCGGGCGCCGTACACACCATTGAGCCCCGCGAGCCCGACTGA
- a CDS encoding pseudouridine synthase produces the protein MRLDRFLSNFPRFSRQDSRLLISAGRLRVDGEIIVDPRFDIRDFQRVELDDELLQAGRSARYWMLHKPVGVVSATEHDEHRTVLDLLDEPDKHELHLAGRLDLNTSGLLLITNDGLWSRRITQPQARKPKVYHVTTEQPITKDYAEVFARGLYFAFEDLTTLPAELELLDSHHARLTLFEGRYHQVKRMFGHFRNRVVALHRERMGEIVLDPQLAPGQYRALTAAEIASI, from the coding sequence ATGCGCCTGGATCGCTTCCTGAGTAACTTCCCCCGCTTCAGCCGCCAGGACAGCCGCCTGCTGATCAGCGCCGGTCGCCTGCGCGTGGACGGCGAGATCATCGTCGATCCGCGCTTCGATATCCGCGACTTCCAACGCGTGGAGCTGGACGACGAACTGCTGCAGGCCGGGCGCAGCGCGCGTTACTGGATGCTGCACAAACCGGTCGGCGTGGTCAGTGCCACCGAGCACGACGAACACCGCACCGTGCTCGATCTGCTCGACGAGCCCGACAAGCACGAACTGCACCTGGCCGGGCGCCTGGACCTCAACACCAGCGGCCTGCTGCTGATCACCAACGACGGGCTCTGGTCGCGGCGCATCACCCAGCCGCAAGCGCGCAAGCCCAAGGTCTACCACGTCACCACCGAGCAGCCGATCACCAAGGACTACGCCGAGGTCTTCGCCCGTGGCCTGTACTTCGCCTTCGAGGACCTCACCACCCTGCCCGCCGAGCTCGAGTTGCTGGACAGTCACCACGCCCGGCTGACCCTGTTCGAAGGCCGCTACCATCAGGTCAAGCGCATGTTCGGCCACTTCCGCAACCGCGTCGTCGCCCTGCACCGCGAACGCATGGGCGAGATCGTCCTCGACCCGCAATTGGCGCCCGGCCAGTACCGCGCCCTGACCGCCGCGGAAATCGCCAGCATCTGA